Proteins found in one Camelus bactrianus isolate YW-2024 breed Bactrian camel chromosome X, ASM4877302v1, whole genome shotgun sequence genomic segment:
- the AWAT1 gene encoding acyl-CoA wax alcohol acyltransferase 1: protein MLSFKQPNHFQSLMVLQWPLSYLILFWIFPPLSIYLLFTSWWPLSALYFAWFFLDWKTPEQGGRRSAWVRNWCAWTHIRDYFPISILKTKDLSPEHNYLMGVHPHGILTFGGVCNFCTEATGFSKIFPGITPYLATLSWFFKVPFLRDYLMAKGLCSVSRSAIDYLLSHGTGNLVGIVVGGVGEALQSMPNTTTLILRKHKGFVRTALQHGAHLVPTFTFGETEVYDQVLYHKDSCMYKFQRHFRQIFGFYFCVFYGRGFRQGSTGLLPYSLPIVTVVGEPLPLPKIEKPSQEVVDKYHALYMDALHKLFDQHKTQYGCSETQKLLFL from the exons ATGCTTTCTTTCAAGCAGCCTAATCACTTCCAGAGTCTGATGGTTCTGCAATGGCCCTTGAGCTACCTTATCCTAT TTTGGATCTTCCCGCCATTGTCCATTTACCTGCTGTTTACATCCTGGTGGCCACTATCAGCTCTTTACTTTGCCTGGTTTTTCCTGGACTGGAAGACCCCAGAGCAAG GTGGCAGGCGATCAGCCTGGGTAAGGAACTGGTGTGCCTGGACCCACATAAGGGACTATTTCCCCATTTCG ATCCTGAAGACTAAAGACCTGTCACCTGAACACAACTACCTCATGGGGGTTCACCCCCATGGCATCTTGACGTTTGGCGGTGTCTGCAACTTCTGCACTGAGGCCACAGGCTTCTCGAAGATCTTCCCAGGCATCACTCCCTATCTGGCCACGCTGTCCTGGTTCTTCAAGGTCCCCTTTCTTAGGGACTACCTCATGGCCAAAG GTCTGTGCTCTGTGAGTCGGTCAGCCATCGACTACCTGCTAAGCCACGGCACCGGCAACCTCGTGGGCATTGtagtgggaggggtgggagaggcCCTGCAGAGCATGCCCAACACTACCACCCTCATCCTTCGTAAGCACAAGGGCTTTGTGCGCACAGCTCTCCAGCACGG GGCTCATCTGGTACCCACCTTCACTTTTGGAGAAACTGAGGTGTATGATCAGGTGTTGTACCACAAGGACAGCTGTATGTACAAGTTTCAGAGACACTTTCGCCAGATCTTTGGTTTCTATTTTTGTGTCTTCTATGGACGAGGTTTCCGCCAAGGCTCCACTGGGCTCCTGCCATACTCGCTGCCTATCGTCACTGTGG TTGGGGAGCCCCTGCCTCTGCCCAAAATTGAAAAACCAAGCCAGGAGGTGGTGGACAAATATCATGCACTCTATATGGATGCCCTGCACAAACTGTTTGATCAGCACAAGACCCAGTACGGCTGCTCAGAGACCCAAAAGCTGCTTTTCCTGTGA